The following proteins are encoded in a genomic region of Deinococcus radiopugnans ATCC 19172:
- the secE gene encoding preprotein translocase subunit SecE — MNLIQYFRDSRAELSRVSWPTRQQVLEGTQAVLIFVVALSLIVYVLDLLFSNVIQLVLP; from the coding sequence ATGAATTTGATTCAGTACTTCCGTGATTCGCGCGCCGAACTCTCGCGCGTGTCGTGGCCGACGCGCCAGCAGGTGCTTGAAGGCACGCAGGCCGTGCTGATCTTCGTCGTGGCCCTGTCTCTCATCGTGTACGTGCTGGACCTGCTCTTCAGCAACGTGATCCAGCTGGTGCTGCCATGA
- the rplL gene encoding 50S ribosomal protein L7/L12, with the protein MAYDKQAMIDQLGTLTIMELADLIDGLKEQWGVTAAVSMGGGAAAAAPAAEEKTEFDVVLVSAGASKINVIKEIRAITGLGLKEAKDMSEKGGALKEGVAKEEAEKMKAQLEAAGATVELK; encoded by the coding sequence ATGGCATACGACAAGCAGGCAATGATCGATCAACTCGGCACCCTCACCATCATGGAACTCGCGGACCTGATCGACGGCCTTAAAGAGCAGTGGGGCGTCACGGCGGCTGTCTCGATGGGCGGCGGCGCGGCGGCGGCGGCTCCGGCAGCCGAAGAGAAGACCGAGTTTGACGTCGTTCTGGTGAGCGCCGGCGCCAGCAAGATCAACGTCATTAAGGAAATCCGCGCCATCACCGGCCTGGGTCTGAAGGAAGCCAAGGACATGAGCGAGAAGGGCGGCGCGCTGAAGGAAGGCGTGGCCAAGGAAGAGGCCGAGAAGATGAAGGCCCAGCTGGAAGCCGCCGGCGCCACCGTCGAGCTGAAGTAA
- the rplJ gene encoding 50S ribosomal protein L10 — MANPKNVQTLSTLQQSLNEVETFYVVDYQGLNAGQLSKLRQDIREKGGQLIVAKNTLIDRALQDGGRDFADTLKGPSALVLAHSDPAGVAKALADAAKGNDRGIPTVKGGFLEGNKVDVSVVNRLASLGSKETLQAELVGVLSAHLSNFVGILEAYKTKLEEGGAAEGTGA; from the coding sequence GTGGCGAATCCCAAGAACGTGCAGACCCTCAGCACCCTGCAACAGAGCCTGAATGAAGTCGAGACGTTTTACGTCGTCGATTACCAGGGCCTGAATGCCGGACAGCTGAGCAAACTGCGCCAAGACATCCGCGAGAAGGGCGGGCAGCTGATCGTTGCCAAGAACACCCTGATCGACCGCGCCCTTCAGGACGGTGGACGCGACTTCGCCGACACCCTCAAAGGTCCCAGCGCCCTGGTGCTGGCCCACTCCGACCCCGCTGGCGTGGCGAAGGCACTGGCCGACGCCGCCAAGGGCAACGACAGGGGCATCCCAACCGTCAAGGGCGGCTTCCTGGAAGGCAACAAGGTGGACGTGAGCGTCGTCAACCGTCTGGCCAGCCTGGGCAGCAAGGAAACCCTGCAGGCCGAACTGGTCGGCGTCCTCAGCGCGCACCTCAGCAACTTCGTGGGCATCCTCGAAGCGTACAAGACCAAACTCGAAGAGGGCGGCGCGGCCGAGGGCACGGGCGCTTAA
- the nusG gene encoding transcription termination/antitermination protein NusG produces the protein MSIEWYAVHTYVGQEDRVEQHLMDRAGKLGMRGTKIFQVLQPTEKAVELRDGGKKETVERKLFPGYVFVQMDVEDDDSPGELGESWEVVRGTSGVTGFVGTATRPVPLSYEEVQRLLSSVGVGVQPKAAEAPRVKADFKAGDMVRVTGGPFADFSGVISEINVPQAKVKVLVSIFGRETPVELDFSQVAK, from the coding sequence ATGAGCATCGAATGGTACGCCGTCCACACCTACGTGGGCCAGGAAGACCGTGTGGAACAGCACCTGATGGACCGCGCGGGCAAACTGGGCATGCGCGGCACCAAGATCTTCCAGGTGCTGCAACCCACCGAGAAGGCCGTGGAACTGCGCGACGGCGGCAAGAAGGAAACCGTGGAGCGCAAGCTGTTTCCCGGCTACGTCTTTGTGCAGATGGATGTGGAAGACGACGACTCCCCTGGCGAACTGGGCGAGTCGTGGGAAGTGGTGCGCGGCACCAGCGGCGTGACCGGCTTTGTCGGCACCGCCACCCGTCCCGTGCCACTGTCCTACGAGGAGGTCCAGCGTCTGCTGTCCTCGGTGGGCGTGGGCGTGCAGCCCAAGGCCGCCGAAGCCCCGCGCGTCAAGGCCGATTTCAAGGCGGGCGACATGGTGCGCGTCACCGGCGGTCCCTTCGCGGACTTCAGCGGCGTGATCAGCGAGATCAACGTGCCGCAGGCCAAGGTCAAGGTGCTGGTCAGCATCTTTGGCCGCGAAACGCCGGTGGAACTGGATTTCAGCCAGGTGGCCAAGTAA
- the rplK gene encoding 50S ribosomal protein L11 has product MKKVTGIVKLQLPAGKATPAPPVGPALGQYGANIMEFTKAFNAQTADKGDAIIPVEITIFADRSFTFITKTPPMSYLIRKAAGLTKGSATPNKAKVGKLNWDQVMEIAKTKMPDLNAGSVEAAANTVAGTARSMGVTIEGGPNA; this is encoded by the coding sequence ATGAAGAAAGTCACCGGCATCGTCAAATTGCAACTGCCTGCAGGCAAGGCCACCCCGGCCCCGCCTGTCGGCCCCGCGCTGGGTCAGTACGGCGCGAACATCATGGAGTTCACCAAGGCCTTCAACGCCCAGACGGCGGACAAGGGTGACGCGATTATTCCTGTGGAGATCACCATCTTCGCGGACCGCAGCTTCACCTTCATCACCAAGACCCCGCCCATGAGCTACCTGATCCGCAAGGCCGCAGGCCTGACCAAGGGCAGCGCCACGCCCAACAAGGCCAAGGTCGGCAAGTTGAACTGGGATCAGGTCATGGAAATCGCCAAGACCAAGATGCCCGACCTGAACGCGGGCAGCGTGGAAGCCGCCGCCAACACCGTCGCGGGCACTGCGCGCAGCATGGGCGTCACCATTGAGGGAGGCCCCAATGCCTAA
- a CDS encoding GIY-YIG nuclease family protein: MTAPRQYKDFTPRMGIYRVSHLPSGRTLLGHSLHLEGMLNRIRFQLQNGLHPDKAMQADWKADGPDAFSFEVLDEITPKNPGDEPVDDLKELLTLWQEKLNLPPAQLYSRRG, encoded by the coding sequence GTGACCGCGCCGCGCCAGTACAAGGATTTCACGCCGCGAATGGGCATCTACCGCGTGAGCCATCTGCCCAGCGGACGCACCCTGCTGGGCCACAGCCTGCATCTGGAGGGGATGCTCAACCGCATCCGCTTTCAGCTCCAGAATGGCCTGCACCCAGACAAGGCTATGCAGGCCGACTGGAAGGCGGACGGCCCCGACGCCTTCTCGTTCGAGGTGCTGGACGAGATCACGCCGAAGAATCCGGGAGATGAACCCGTGGACGATCTGAAGGAGCTGCTGACGCTATGGCAGGAGAAACTGAACCTTCCTCCCGCGCAGCTGTACTCGCGGCGAGGCTGA
- a CDS encoding tetratricopeptide repeat protein: MDAIQPYLPLIYNVLRGLAVVGLVHAIVTRQQIFWMFLLGFGALLGSFFGLLGTLAYTFMVLIPSLRGGGRVAGQAVSRGVEALKPLDVRIREAGERLSESDTLANRAGLAALLARAGRRDEAQATLDPLLSGIYADDPVVLLTSAELDLARGNPAGAETRLNAVDLKTSAATRTRALTLLAQAQEAQGKPEADATYRDALTAATTEEPRARYAAYLVAQGRAAEAQTVLAAIAKTESRATPLYRRQEREWFDLASGLRRGLK; this comes from the coding sequence ATGGACGCCATTCAACCCTACCTCCCCCTGATTTACAATGTCCTGCGCGGGCTCGCCGTGGTGGGCCTGGTGCACGCTATCGTGACCCGTCAGCAGATTTTCTGGATGTTCCTGCTGGGCTTTGGGGCGCTGCTGGGCAGCTTTTTCGGTCTGCTGGGGACGCTGGCTTATACCTTCATGGTGCTAATCCCCTCGCTGCGCGGCGGCGGGCGGGTGGCCGGACAGGCGGTTTCGCGCGGCGTGGAGGCGCTCAAGCCGCTGGACGTCCGCATTCGGGAGGCGGGCGAACGCCTGTCCGAGAGCGACACGCTGGCCAACCGCGCGGGGCTGGCCGCGCTGCTGGCCCGCGCCGGGCGCCGCGACGAGGCGCAGGCCACCCTCGATCCGCTGCTGAGTGGCATCTACGCCGACGATCCGGTGGTGCTGCTCACCAGCGCCGAGCTGGATCTGGCGCGCGGCAACCCTGCTGGCGCCGAGACCCGCCTGAACGCCGTGGATCTCAAGACCAGCGCCGCCACCCGCACCCGTGCCCTGACCCTGCTGGCCCAGGCGCAGGAGGCGCAGGGCAAGCCGGAGGCCGACGCCACCTACCGCGACGCCCTGACCGCCGCCACCACCGAGGAGCCGCGCGCCCGCTACGCCGCGTATCTGGTGGCGCAGGGCCGCGCCGCCGAGGCGCAGACGGTGCTGGCGGCCATCGCCAAGACCGAGAGCCGAGCCACCCCGCTGTACCGCCGCCAGGAACGTGAGTGGTTCGATCTGGCCTCGGGCCTGAGGCGCGGGCTGAAGTGA
- the rplA gene encoding 50S ribosomal protein L1 translates to MPKHGKRYRALEGKVDRDKQYTIEEAAALVKDIATAKFDETVEIHFRLGIDPRKSDQNVRGTVSLPHGTGRSVRVAVITKGDNIAAAEAAGADVAGGDELIERIAGGFMDFDAVVATPDMMASVGQKLARLLGPRGLLPNPKSGTVGPDVTGMVSSLKAGRIEFRNDKTGVIHAPIGKASFDPANLSANYAALVSALEGAKPSSAKGVFLRTAFLTTTMGPSIPLSLSAQS, encoded by the coding sequence ATGCCTAAGCACGGCAAGCGCTACCGCGCACTGGAAGGAAAGGTCGACCGCGACAAGCAGTACACCATTGAGGAAGCGGCCGCCCTGGTCAAGGACATCGCCACGGCGAAGTTCGACGAGACGGTGGAAATCCACTTCCGCCTGGGCATCGACCCCCGCAAGAGCGATCAGAACGTGCGCGGCACGGTTTCGCTGCCGCACGGCACGGGCCGCAGCGTGCGGGTGGCCGTGATCACCAAGGGCGACAACATCGCCGCTGCCGAGGCTGCTGGCGCCGACGTGGCGGGCGGCGACGAGCTGATCGAGCGCATCGCTGGTGGCTTCATGGACTTTGACGCCGTGGTGGCCACCCCCGACATGATGGCCTCGGTGGGTCAGAAGCTGGCCCGTCTGCTGGGGCCGCGCGGCCTGCTGCCCAACCCCAAAAGCGGCACCGTCGGCCCCGACGTGACCGGCATGGTGTCGAGCCTCAAGGCCGGACGCATCGAGTTCCGCAACGACAAGACCGGCGTGATCCACGCGCCCATCGGCAAGGCCAGCTTCGATCCGGCCAACCTGAGCGCCAACTATGCCGCGCTGGTTTCCGCGCTGGAAGGGGCCAAGCCCAGCAGCGCCAAGGGCGTGTTCCTGCGCACCGCCTTCCTGACCACCACCATGGGGCCGAGCATTCCGCTGAGCCTCAGCGCCCAGTCCTGA
- the rpmG gene encoding 50S ribosomal protein L33 has product MAKDGPRIIVKMESTAGTGFYYTTTKNRRNTQAKLELRKYDPMAKKHVVFKEKKV; this is encoded by the coding sequence ATGGCGAAAGACGGACCCCGCATCATTGTGAAGATGGAAAGCACCGCCGGCACGGGCTTTTACTACACCACCACCAAGAACCGCCGCAACACGCAGGCCAAGCTGGAACTGCGCAAGTATGACCCCATGGCGAAAAAGCATGTGGTCTTCAAGGAGAAGAAGGTCTGA
- a CDS encoding DUF2239 family protein yields the protein MSDPHTLTVFQGHERLLTAPLPEVLALLKTRERGAAPPLLTFDDQTGRQIDFDLRGSLQDVLERYAPAPAKTGPGRPKLGVVAREVTLLPRHWEWLEGQRGGASAALRRLIDEARKADPDGERRRAAMAATDRFLGVIAGDLPGYEEAGRALYAGNGEAFEAQLKNWPEDIRSHTLYLAAPAFAENP from the coding sequence ATGTCTGACCCCCATACGCTGACTGTTTTCCAGGGCCACGAACGCCTTCTCACTGCCCCGCTGCCAGAAGTGCTGGCCCTGCTCAAGACCCGCGAACGCGGGGCCGCACCGCCCCTGCTGACCTTCGACGATCAGACCGGACGGCAGATCGACTTCGATCTGCGCGGCAGCCTGCAAGACGTGCTGGAGCGCTACGCCCCCGCACCCGCCAAAACCGGGCCGGGCCGCCCCAAACTGGGCGTCGTGGCCCGCGAGGTCACGCTGCTGCCCCGGCACTGGGAGTGGCTGGAGGGCCAGCGCGGCGGGGCCTCGGCGGCGTTGCGACGGTTGATCGACGAGGCCCGTAAAGCCGATCCGGACGGGGAACGCCGCCGCGCAGCAATGGCCGCCACAGACCGGTTCCTGGGCGTGATCGCGGGCGATCTGCCCGGCTACGAGGAGGCTGGACGCGCCCTGTACGCGGGGAATGGCGAGGCTTTTGAGGCCCAACTGAAAAACTGGCCCGAAGACATCCGTAGCCACACGCTGTATCTGGCCGCCCCGGCGTTTGCGGAGAACCCGTGA